In Pseudomonadota bacterium, the DNA window AACCGTTTTGCTCTCTGCATATTTTTCCCTTCACGCCTCACGAATCACGATTCACGGATTTTAGGGTTGACATCAAAAATATCTTTTGATAGCATATGGTTAAGGGGCAAAGGAGTGATAAAATTAAAACAAAAACTTATATTTCAAGACCTGACCCCAAATATTCGTTCCTCACTTTATATCCCTGACACCCCTGCAGTATGGAAATTTTTCACATCCCCAAAATTCCTTTCCAGTATTCACTCCCTTGGAGGCCTTTCTCAAGACCATGTTTGATCCGCATATCGGGCAAATAACTCTTGGTTCAGCATACGCACGAGGAGGTTCGCTGACAGGCGAAACTTTGGAGATGGTCGCCGCTTGAGCCTGTCTTACCAACTGAACCAGCATAGGGCCATCAATCAGCTTTATCGGTTTATTTCTGGCGAAATCTTTAGCGTCGTCTGTAAAATCTCCACTTGTAACGATATGAACCCCGTTCGCTCTTTCGGAGTTAAATAATCCGAACATTTCCCTCACCGTTTTCACTCCGATCTTACGAGCCTTCCATTGCTTGCATTGAATCAATATTGTCTCGCCATCTTTTTGAGCAATTAGGTCTACACCGCCATCGGCTCCTGGACCCGAGTTTTCTACAACAGAATAACCAACCTGCCTGTATGCTTCGCCGACAAGCTCTTCAAGGTGTCGCCATGATAAATTACTGATGGTCCTGACACTTGTCTGGCCCCTCAGCAGTTCTCCTCTTCTCCAGGCAAACAGAGCGGAGATAGCGCCAAGAATGAGAAAGAAAAGAGCGACCCATTTCGCAAACGACGAGAGACCCCGCGCAATACCATTAAAAAATGGGCTTCCTCCCATTATTGCAGGAATAATGAATTTGATGCCAATGTACGAGATAAAGGCCACAATGACGCTCACCCACCAGGGTAACTCTACCAACATTTCGACTATACTTTCGTTGCGTCTCGGCATTTTGTACCCCCACTATGTTTTTTATGGACATGTGGGCAGATAAATTATACCGAGCGATGAATTGAATGTCAATTAGCGTTAATTGTTGTGATCAGCGTCTTCCTGAAAGACACAACGTGTTGCCCTTTTCCGTTGACCAATAATACAACTGGTAATGGTGGACAAAATACTCATAAAAAACGATAGTCGTTTAAACCTGATATTACCGGACAATTACGAATTACTCTGATAATTTTCTCAATATATTTCATAAGTTTTGCTATTGTTTTTTTGATGGGCGAGAGTATAATATTAAAGAAACGAAAAAATACGATGGTCGTATATTTAATTGTTATGATGAATAAAATAGATAAAATTAAAAAATAACTGATATAAAAATAGGAAAGAGAGGTAAAAAATGGCTGGTAAACTAATGGAGATATTCACTGATAAAAACCTTGTAGAAAAAATCAAGAAACGATTGTCCTATTTATTCCAACTTGCTGAATTAGAAAGTTCTCGGGCTGGCAAAACAGGAATGGAAGTCGGCTCGGTTCGTGAAAGGATAATCGTGGCTCTGCTTATCTATAAATTCGGAGAGTCTAACGTTGAAACTGAAATACCAATTACCGAATCTGAAGTTGACGCAAAACTATTTGGTGAACCAGTGTCCGTTAAGACTATTACAGGTAAAAGTTTAGGCGGCGTGAAACTGATATGGACGGTTGATGCACAAAAAGCCATAGAATTCAGAGAGAATTATTATCCCTCTTGTGATATTTTGCTTGTCCAGATTAACTGGGGCGATACTGGTGGATTCTTTTATATTCCTGTAGAGCTACAGAAAAAACTGTTTGACAAAATGGGCAGAGAAAACTATATTAAATTACCAAAGGCCGGAACGAATCCTCGTGGCGCTGAAATTACAAAAGAAGCGCTATCAAATCTTGTTGCAGATAAACAATGCCAACGTATTATTATAGAATGGCAAAAGACCAAAATAGATTTTAATCCATACAAGAAATGGGTTGACTTCTGGGAGGAAGACTAAAATGGCTCCATATCAAAAGAATATAGGCACTAAAACGAGCGCCTTCGGGTCGCCCGGCAGAATAAATCATGATTCGTCCTCTTTTTACAAAAGCAGGTTATATGAGGGACTGCCTAAAGAAGAAACGATAAAATACGAAGAAAATTCTATTCCGCTTCAATTTTTGGATAAAATTTTTACTTCATCCAGTGAGCATATGATGGAATTACCTGATAATAGTGTTCATTTGATGGTGACATCACCGCCTTATAATGTTGGGAAGGAATATGACGAGAATCTTTCACTCAAGGAATATAGGGCATTTCTTAAACATATCTGGAGTGAGGTCAAGAGAGTTATGATGCCCGGTGGTCGTGTCTGTATCAATATTGCTAATTTAGGCCGCAGGCCCTATATTCCGCTACATACTTATATTATAGAAGATATGCTTGATTTGGGCTTCCTGATGAGGGGTGAAGTTATCTGGAATAAAGCATCGAGTGGTAGTCCTTCCACGGCCTGGGGGAGTTGGCTGTCTGCCAAAAATCCGATTCTTAGAGATATTCACGAATATATTCTGGTTTTCTCTAAAGGGCTATTTTCCAGAGAAAACACCAATGGCAAAAAAAGCACTATTTCTAAAGAAGAATTTTTAGAATTCACTAAAAGCGTCTGGACATTTTCTGCCGAGTCTGCCCGAAAGGTCGGTCATCCGGCACCTTTTCCTGTTGAGTTACCACTTCGGGTGATCAAACTATACACCTTTGAAGGTGATGTAGTGTTGGACCCGTTTATGGGAAGCGGCCAGACCGCTCTGGCGGCCCTTAAGTCAAGCCGTCATTATGTCGGTTATGATATCTCAAAAGAATATGTAACCCTTGCCGAAAAAAGGATAAAGGGATATTTGCAGGAACAAAACACTTTATTCCATGAACCAATAGATACTAAACCGCTGGTAATCGCCGAAAGATCAAGAGGGAAGGAATATCAAGTCAAAAGCAAACATAGAAATAGACAAAGAATCAAAAGTACTGATAGAAATATAAAAAAATAAATTCATAACAAAATAATCCAG includes these proteins:
- a CDS encoding DUF2034 domain-containing protein — its product is MPRRNESIVEMLVELPWWVSVIVAFISYIGIKFIIPAIMGGSPFFNGIARGLSSFAKWVALFFLILGAISALFAWRRGELLRGQTSVRTISNLSWRHLEELVGEAYRQVGYSVVENSGPGADGGVDLIAQKDGETILIQCKQWKARKIGVKTVREMFGLFNSERANGVHIVTSGDFTDDAKDFARNKPIKLIDGPMLVQLVRQAQAATISKVSPVSEPPRAYAEPRVICPICGSNMVLRKASKGVNTGKEFWGCEKFPYCRGVRDIK
- a CDS encoding ThaI family type II restriction endonuclease; amino-acid sequence: MAGKLMEIFTDKNLVEKIKKRLSYLFQLAELESSRAGKTGMEVGSVRERIIVALLIYKFGESNVETEIPITESEVDAKLFGEPVSVKTITGKSLGGVKLIWTVDAQKAIEFRENYYPSCDILLVQINWGDTGGFFYIPVELQKKLFDKMGRENYIKLPKAGTNPRGAEITKEALSNLVADKQCQRIIIEWQKTKIDFNPYKKWVDFWEED